Proteins from a genomic interval of Polyodon spathula isolate WHYD16114869_AA chromosome 1, ASM1765450v1, whole genome shotgun sequence:
- the LOC121314302 gene encoding interleukin-11 receptor subunit alpha-like, translating to MTGFASCPGIVIITLITSLISIPVKAEIWTNEISDVQYGRIGSNVTLLCSASRNGSAVEWRLNGTRVASSFAVLQNGNLILTNSDSTMEGNYSCHDKKGQLLTATALRLGYAPALLRVHCIAANYYSICCSWEQNVKTFLPTEYITTFRHASKASETCHQDFFRTNVCTIKNPRNWHSSYVVNITEVNPLGSTFTLSRIQFHDIVKPDPPERVSAEPVHGSPRRLRVHWEYPATWPKESSFPLRFQVQYKPVESRSWSVVETTQLTTELTDVLAGHFQIIQVRAMDLFDNGNWSKWSTEIKALPWLEPTPKPEESESSTQSQTENTDHSSTSESKVESEEQYEKLSLLVSLGSLGGVFLALLAFFAILIWVRHKGKEETSKQELTSVMKMKSLPV from the exons atgACTGGTTTTGCATCATGTCCAGGCATTGTGATCATCACTCTAATAACATCCCTAATCTCCATCCCTGTCAAGGCAGAAATATGGACGAATGAAA TTTCAGATGTCCAGTATGGAAGAATAGGATCAAATGTAACTCTTTTATGCAGTGCTTCCAGAAATGG ctctgcagtggagtgGAGACTGAATGGCACTCGAGTTGCTTCCTCATTTGCAGTCTTACAGAATGGGAATCTCATCCTGACCAATTCAGACTCCACAATGGAAGGCAATTACAGCTGTCACGACAAGAAGGGGCAGCTCCTGACAGCCACAGCACTGAGGCTTGGAT ACGCTCCAGCATTACTGAGAGTCCACTGCATAGCAGCAAATTACTACAGCATCTGCTGTTCCTGGGAGCAAAATGTGAAGACATTTCTGCCTACTGAGTACATCACAACCTTCAG GCATGCCTCTAAAGCGAGCGAGACATGTCATCAGGACTTCTTCAGAACAAATGTGTGCACCATAAAAAACCCAAGAAATTGGCACTCTTCTTATGTGGTTAACATCACTGAAGTGAACCCTCTTGGATCCACATTTACCTTGTCTAGAATACAGTTCCATGATATTG TGAAACCAGATCCCCCAGAACGAGTCTCAGCAGAGCCTGTCCATGGTTCCCCAAGAAGACTGCGAGTGCACTGGGAGTATCCGGCCACCTGGCCCAAAGAGAGCTCTTTCCCCCTGAGGTTTCAGGTCCAGTACAAGCCTGTGGAATCACGGTCCTGGTCTGTG GTGGAAACTACACAGCTCACGACAGAATTAACAGATGTGTTAGCTGGTCATTTTCAAATAATCCAAGTGAGAGCAATGGATTTATTTGATAATGGAAACTGGAGCAAATGGAGCACTGAAATCAAAGCTCTTCCTTGGCTTG AACCAACTCCTAAACCAGAGGAGTCTGAAAGCAGTACACAGAGTCAGACAGAAAATACAGATCATTCTTCAACTTCAGAATCGAAAG TTGAAAGCGAAGAACAGTATGAGAAGCTGTCCCTACTCGTCTCTCTTGGATCCTTAGGAGGGGTTTTTCTGGCATTGTTGGCTTTTTTTGCCATTTTGATCTG GGTAAGACATAAAGGAAAGGAGGAGACGTCAAAACAAGAACTTACCTCAGTGATGAAGATGAAATCCCTGCCAGTGTAG